A section of the Cutibacterium granulosum genome encodes:
- a CDS encoding NADH-quinone oxidoreductase subunit D, giving the protein MSENIAAKEYLAQGGDWQQIVSEAAERGDETVVINFGPTHPSTHGVMRLVIELDGETVKDMRVGIGFLHTGIEKSMEYRTWTQGVAYATRANYVANFFNELVYCLAVEKLLGITDEVTERANALRVMITEVNRISSHLVAVGTGSMELGATSVTEVGLREREICLEFNQAVTGLRMNNAWIRPGGTATDLPDNGMDLLRDLIARMEDNLHELSEFTLQNPIFKSRMKGIARMELAQCMALGITGPTLRATGLPWDLRKTNPYIGYEDYEFDVPTADTADCYGRFVIRLEEMNQSVRILKQVVKKLEDTQGQRHMVDDPHIAWPAELAIGPDGQGNSHEHIKHIMGESMEALIHHFKVITEGFKVPTGEVYQSIEGVAGELGCHLVSDGGVRPYRAHIRDTGFINVQSLPAMCEGGMLSDVVPALASIDPVMGGVDR; this is encoded by the coding sequence ATGAGTGAGAACATTGCGGCCAAGGAGTACCTGGCCCAGGGCGGTGACTGGCAGCAGATCGTCTCCGAGGCTGCCGAGCGAGGTGACGAGACCGTCGTCATCAACTTCGGGCCGACCCACCCCTCGACCCACGGAGTGATGCGCCTGGTCATCGAACTTGACGGCGAGACCGTCAAGGACATGCGTGTGGGCATCGGATTCCTCCACACCGGGATCGAGAAGTCCATGGAGTACCGCACCTGGACCCAGGGCGTCGCCTATGCCACCCGCGCCAACTACGTCGCGAACTTCTTCAACGAGCTGGTCTACTGCTTGGCCGTGGAGAAACTGCTCGGCATCACCGATGAGGTCACCGAGCGTGCCAACGCGCTGCGCGTCATGATCACCGAGGTGAACCGGATCTCCTCGCACCTGGTCGCCGTGGGCACCGGGTCGATGGAGCTGGGTGCCACCTCGGTCACCGAGGTCGGTCTGAGGGAGCGTGAGATCTGTCTGGAGTTCAACCAGGCCGTCACCGGCCTGCGCATGAACAACGCGTGGATCCGCCCCGGTGGTACCGCCACGGATCTGCCGGACAACGGGATGGATCTGCTTCGCGACCTCATCGCCCGTATGGAGGACAATCTCCACGAGCTCTCCGAGTTCACCCTGCAGAACCCGATCTTCAAGTCGCGCATGAAGGGCATTGCCCGCATGGAACTGGCGCAGTGCATGGCGCTGGGCATCACCGGGCCCACCCTGCGCGCCACCGGCCTGCCCTGGGACCTGCGCAAGACGAACCCCTACATTGGCTACGAGGACTACGAGTTCGACGTGCCGACCGCCGACACCGCCGACTGCTACGGACGATTCGTCATCCGTCTGGAGGAGATGAACCAGTCGGTCCGTATCCTCAAGCAGGTCGTCAAGAAGCTCGAGGACACCCAGGGCCAGCGTCACATGGTCGACGATCCCCACATCGCCTGGCCCGCCGAACTGGCCATCGGACCCGACGGGCAGGGCAACTCCCACGAACACATCAAGCACATCATGGGGGAGTCCATGGAAGCCCTCATCCACCACTTCAAGGTGATCACCGAGGGCTTCAAGGTGCCGACCGGCGAGGTCTACCAGTCCATCGAGGGCGTGGCCGGTGAGCTCGGCTGCCACCTCGTCTCCGACGGGGGAGTGCGCCCCTACCGCGCCCACATCCGCGACACCGGATTCATCAACGTGCAGTCTCTGCCGGCGATGTGCGAGGGTGGCATGCTCTCCGACGTCGTGCCGGCGCTGGCATCCATCGATCCCGTGATGGGAGGAGTTGACCGATGA